One segment of Nothobranchius furzeri strain GRZ-AD chromosome 13, NfurGRZ-RIMD1, whole genome shotgun sequence DNA contains the following:
- the LOC107379840 gene encoding uncharacterized protein: MTRSIEVLLRVLLLSSLLHTGVTGQKDSVFVYGRLGGQALLPCSKQLPSDCSSVTWTFFKGGLVRYTEEVSGGRVRMDSDKSSRISITSNCSIILHSLTVEDAGSYVCLENQQEVTDIYLSLLSIDSSSPITDLRAGGTLTLSCVLFTYYDAGSCKSYSSVFRLQWMDENGEQLPQNTRYQLIENTRCNVTLLIKLQAKDNNRRWRCQVNTTQNSRAALVDFRSSFLFQSPSTEQSLEPLATARCPVELPVSRILLCVALPLMVSIVGIFTWKTDHKKAKMSAAVVELQEVH; the protein is encoded by the exons ATGACGAGAAGCATCGAGGTCCTGCTCCGAGTCCTGCTGCTCTCCAGCCTGCTCCACACAG GTGTGACAGGTCAGAAGgactcggtgtttgtttacggcaGACTCGGGGGGCAAGCCCTCCTGCCCTGCAGCAAGCAGCTCCCCTCGGACTGCTCCTCCGTCACGTGGACCTTCTTTAAAGGGGGGCTGGTCCGGTACACTGAGGAGGTCAGCGGGGGtcgggtgaggatggactcggacAAATCCAGTCGTATCAGCATCACGTCCAACTGCTCCATCATCCTGCACAGCCTCACGGTGGAGGACGCTGGCTCCTACGTCTGCCTGGAGAACCAGCAGGAGGTGACCGacatctacctctccctcctcagcATCGACTCATCCTCCCCCATCACTGACCTGCGGGCGGGAGGAACCCTCACCCTCAGCTGTGTCCTCTTCACTTACTACGACGCAGGAAGCTGCAAGTCGTACTCCAGCGTGTTCCGGCTCCAGTGGATGGATGAGAACGGGGAGCAGCTGCCGCAGAACACCAG GTACCAGCTGATTGAAAACACTCGCTGTAACGTCACTCTGCTCATAAAGCTGCAGGCGAAGGACAACAACAGGAGGTGGAGGTGTCAGGTGAACACCACACAGAACAGCAGGGCAGCACTGGTGGACTTCAGATCCTCCTTTCTGTTCCAGAGTCCCTCCACAGAGCAAAGCCTGGAGCCTTTAGCCACGGCGCGGTGTCCCGTAGAGCTGCCCGTCAGCAGGATCCTGCTGTGTGTGGCTCTGCCGCTCATGGTCAGCATCGTTGGCATCTTCACCTGGAAAACGGACCACAAGAAGGCCAAGATGTCCGCAGCTGTCGTCGAGCTGCAGGAGGTTCACTGA
- the ints4 gene encoding integrator complex subunit 4, protein MAAHLKKRVYEEFSKVVQIPHEEAQAKKLRLSKPSKSAALHVDLCKATNSTDALQYLLQFARKPVEVESVEGVIRILLEHYYKETDNSVRLKIASLLGLLSKTNGFSPDCIVDDAINTLGNEKSHQVLAQLLDTLLVIGSQLPESPAVRLRLIEVACKHLSDTYFGVRNKCLQLLGCLGLVDAPLTKDSNGPSSSSGGARDVQSIISNYFADQDPRVRTAAIKAMLQLHDRGMKIHQIIYDQACRLLSDDYEQVRSAAVQMVWVLSQLYPESIVPIPSSNEEIRLVDDAFGKISHMVSDGSWMVRVQAAKTLGSMLQVSSHFLEQTLDKKLMSDLRRKRTAHERAKELFVSGEFSSGRKWADDAPKEKLDSNTVNLIASGACGAFVHGLEDEMFEVRIAAVEALCQLARSSPSFAEKCLDFLVDMFNDEIEEVRLQSIHVLREISTHITLREDQLDTVLAVLEDSSRDIREALHELLCYTNVSTKECIQLALLELLKNLNKYPTDRNSVWKCLKFLGSRHPALVLPLVPELLSTHPYFDTPEPDMDDPAYIAVLVLVFNAAKSCPTMPALFSDHTFRHYAYLRDSLSHLVPPLRLPGRKQVYSLDSVDSSCGSSSVESAQLFLQQSLNRVSSIQNLETAGDQDLLNFTIRDLQRLGELQTELAGAADFCATYLRCQLLLMKALQEKLWNVAVPLYLQQNVTATAAAQQILEETYKLEFLYSGLESRQVATIHHVRLQAKALQLILTARTRQGLDLLISSCEKFLQEVESFQRLFLSELPHLQDSFVDKLLELMPRLVSCKPAELVKILQTTLRQSGLLQLRLPEQIHRATATIVEPTGESDNPLKFTSGLVVALDIDATLEHLHDPQNSVKVQVLYPDGQSHVIHPKPGDFRKPGPNRHRLITQVYLSHTAWTEPSQVEVRLLLAYSSSSSSSLSSPSTSKLGWSDSTDSPAPAEAAVEGTIPFSKPVKVFIMPKPTRR, encoded by the exons ATGGCAGCTCATTTGAAAAAGCGAGTTTATGAGGAATTTTCTAAAGTAGTCCAG ATTCCTCATGAAGAAGCTCAAGCCAAGAAGCTGCGTCTGTCCAAACCCAGCAAGTCGGCAGCGCTGCATGTTGACCTCTGTAAAGCCACCAACTCCACCGACGCCCTGCAGTACCTGCTGCAGTTTGCCCGCAAACCTGTGGAGGTGGAGAGCGTGGAGGGTGTTATCCGCATCCTGCTGGAGCACTACTACAAG GAGACGGATAACTCTGTGAGGCTGAAGATCGCTTCTCTGCTGGGTTTGCTATCCAAAACAAATGGCTTCAGCCCCGACTGCATCGTTGATGATGCCATTAACACACTCGGCAACGAGA AGTCCCACCAGGTCCTCGCTCAGCTGCTGGACACTCTGCTGGTCATTGGGTCACAGCTTCCTGAGAGCCCAGCAGTTAGACTGAGGCTCATCGAGGTGGCCTGCAAG CACCTGTCTGACACGTATTTCGGGGTGAGGAACAAATGTCTGCAGCTCCTGGGATGTCTCGGCCTGGTGGACGCCCCTCTGACTAAAGACAGCAATGGACCGAGCTCGTCTTCAG GAGGAGCGAGGGATGTTCAGAGTATCATCAGTAACTACTTTGCCGACCAGGACCCCCGAGTCCGAACTGCAGCCATCAAAGCCATG CTGCAGCTTCATGACCGAGGGATGAAGATCCACCAGATCATCTACGATCAG GCCTGCAGGTTGCTGTCGGACGACTACGAGCAGGTTCGCTCTGCAGCTGTGCAGATGGTGTGGGTTCTCAGCCAGCTCTACCCAGAAAG CATTGTTCCCATCCCGTCCTCCAACGAGGAGATCCGATTGGTCGATGACGCCTTTGGGAAGATCAGTCACATGGTCAGTGACGGCTCCTGGATGGTTCGAGTGCAGGCCGCTAAAACGCTG GGTTCGATGCTGCAGGTCAGCTCTCACTTCCTGGAGCAAACGTTGGACAAGAAGCTCATGTCGGACCTCAGG AGGAAGCGTACGGCCCACGAACGAGCCAAAGAGCTTTTCGTTTCCGGAGAGTTCTCCTCAGGCAGGAAGTGGGCTGATGACGCTCCCAAGGAGAAGCTGGACTCCAACACCGTGAACCTCATCGCCTCAGGGGCCTGCGGCGCCTTCGTTCACGGCCTGGAGGACGAGATGTTCG AGGTCCGCATCGCCGCCGTGGAGGCGCTGTGCCAGCTCGCCCGCTCGTCCCCGAGCTTCGCCGAAAAGTGTCTGGACTTCCTGGTTGACATGTTCAACGATGAGATCGAGGAAGTGAGGCTGCAGTCCATCCACGTGCTGAGAGAGATCTCTACCCACATAACGCTCCGAGAGGACCAGCTGGACACGGTTCTGGCCGTGCTGGAG GACTCGTCTCGGGACATCAGAGAAGCCCTCCACGAGCTGCTGTGCTACACCAACGTCTCCACTAAAGAGTGCATCCAGCTGGCTctgctggagctgctgaagaacctcAACAAGTATCCCACCGACCGCAACTCCGTCTGGAA GTGTCTGAAGTTTCTGGGCTCCCGCCACCCCGCGCTGGTGTTGCCGCTGGTTCCCGAGCTGCTCAGCACACATCCGTATTTTGACACTCCAGAACCAGACATGGACGACCCGGCCT ACATCGCGGTTCTGGTTTTGGTGTTCAATGCTGCAAAGTCGTGTCCCACCATGCCGGCGCTGTTCTCTGACCACACCTTCAGACACTACGCCTACCTGAGGGACAGCCTGTCTCACCTCGTTCCGCCGCTGAGG ctgccgGGCAGGAAGCAGGTCTACAGTCTGGACTCTGTGGACTCCAGCTGTGGTTCTAGTTCTGTGGAGTCAGCCCAACTCTTCCTCCAGCAGAGCCTGAACAGAGTCAGCTCCATCCAGAACCTGGAAACAGCCGGAGATCAGGACCTGCTGAACTTCACCATCCG AGACCTGCAGCGTCTGGGTGAGCTGCAGACAGAGCTGGCTGGAGCTGCTGATTTCTGTGCCACCTACCTGCGCTGCCAGCTGCTCCTCATGAAG GCTCTTCAGGAGAAGCTGTGGAACGTGGCCGTCCCACTCTACCTCCAACAGAACGTCACGGCGACGGCAGCAGCGCAGCAG ATCTTAGAGGAAACCTACAAACTGGAGTTTCTCTACAGCGGGTTGGAGAGCAGACAGGTGGCCACCATCCATCATGTCCGACTTCAGGCCAAAGCCCTGCAGCTCATCCTGACGGCTCGCACCAGACAAGG GCTGGATCTTCTCATCAGCAGCTGTGAGAAGTTTCTGCAGGAGGTGGAGTCTTTTCAGAG GCTGTTCCTGTCGGAGCTGCCCCACCTCCAGGACAGCTTTGTGGATAAGCTCCTGGAGCTGATGCCCCGGCTGGTGTCGTGTAAACCAGCGGAGCTGGTGAAGATCCTCCAGACGACTCTGAGACAGAGCGGCCTGCTGCAGCTCCGGCTGCCTGAGCAG ATCCATCGCGCGACGGCCACCATCGTGGAGCCAACGGGGGAGTCGGACAACCCGCTGAAGTTCAcatctggcctggtggtggcgctGGATATCGACGCCACGCTGGAGCACCTTCATGACCCCCAGAACTCGGTCAAAGTTCAG GTTCTGTATCCAGATGGCCAGAGTCATGTGATCCACCCCAAACCTGGAGACTTCCGGAAGCCTGGACCCAACAGACACCGACTCATCACACAGGTCTACCTGTCTCACACCGCGTGGACGG AACCGTCGCAGGTGGAGGTGCGCCTCCTGCTggcctactcctcctcctcctcctcctctctttcctCACCTTCAACCAGCAAGTTAGGATGGAGCGACAGCACCGACAGCCCGGCGCCAGCAGAGGCCGCCGTGGAGGGAACCATCCCCTTCAGCAAACCCGTCAAAGTCTTCATCATGCCCAAACCCACCCGCCGATAA
- the aamdc gene encoding mth938 domain-containing protein yields MSSPEIASLSWGHMKVKGCSSSYKDCKVWPGGSQAWDWRETGTNHYPGVQPADLEEVLKKGITLLVIGRGMSEALQVPASTLDFVTHRGVEVRVLQTEKAVAEYNKLAVQGAKVGGVFHSTC; encoded by the exons ATGTCCTCTCCAGAAATCGCGTCCCTGTCTTGGGGCCACATGAAGGTGAAGGGATGCTCATCCAGCTACAAGGACTGCAAGGTCTGGCCTGGAGGCAGCCAGGCCTGGgactggagggagaccgggaccaAT CACTACCCCGGAGTCCAGCCCGCCGACCTGGAGGAGGTTCTGAAGAAGGGAATAACCCTGCTGGTCATCGGCAGAGGCATGAGTGAAGCTCTGCAG GTTCCTGCTTCCACTCTGGACTTTGTGACGCACCGCGGCGTGGAGGTGCGCGTCCTGCAGACGGAGAAGGCTGTAGCCGAATACAACAAACTGGCAGTCCAGGGCGCCAAAGTGGGCGGGGTTTTCCACTCCACCTGCTGA
- the LOC107379837 gene encoding uncharacterized protein, whose protein sequence is MAMHQTILRRGQDPLQSIERCGGCCSNIHCTFCKMAYADFYKVKYHVENHVSIAVKHEDYVILKCSLGCRETAHYHCCYCPSTILRRMAFVKHLAICKEKLSRPPPPAQTAPPPPPQTGPPPPPQTGPPPPPSQTGPPPPAQTAPPPPPQTGPPPPPSQTAPPPPPQTGPPPPPSQTAPPPPAQTGPPPPPQTGPSSSSSSSRRLKVRQQVKVTCGHCSITLNKKNLQVHINRKHRPKGQQISETRHRSCQCVDATNGIFVVNKSFFKPCPPIHVGEKTWCISQKQMSELDDCNTNLDFAVRSGPLPYECIHLKSLAFSRRSDTPPRTILEESESESEVFYCHMCAESQH, encoded by the exons ATGGCT ATGCATCAAACAATACTGAGGAGAGGGCAGGATCCTCTTCAGTCTATCGAGCGATGCGGCGGCTGTTGCAGCAACATTCACTGCACTTTCTGTAAAATGGCTTATGCTGATTTTTACAAGGTTAAATACCATGTAGAGAATCATGTGAGCATTGCTGTAAAGCATGAAG ATTACGTCATCTTAAAATGCAGCCTGGGCTGCAGGGAGACGGCACATTATCATTGCTGTTACTGTCCGTCAACGATTCTGCGGAGGATGGCATTTGTGAaacatcttgccatatgtaaggAGAAATTATCACGTCCTCCTCCTCCGGCACAGacagcacctcctccacccccacagacaggacctcctccacccccacagacaggacctcctcctccaccgtcacagacaggacctcctcctccggcacagacagcacctcctccacccccacagacaggacctcctcctccaccgtcacagacagcacctcctccacccccacagacaggacctcctcctccaccgtcacagacagcacctcctcctccagcacagacaggacctcctcctccaccacagaCAGGACCGTCGTCGTCCTCATCATCCTCACGGCGATTAAAGGTCCGCCAGCAGGTGAAAGTGACGTGCGGCCATTGCAGCATCACGCTAAATAAAAAGAACTTGCAGGTGCACATTAACAGGAAGCACAGGCCAAAGGGACAGCAGATATCAGAGACACGGCACCGGTCGTGTCAGTGCGTTGATGCTACAAATGGCATCTTTGTAGTCAACAAATCGTTCTTCAAACCATGCCCACCAATACATGTAGGGGAAAAAACCTGGTGTATAAGCCAAAAACAAATGAGTGAACTGGATGATTGCAACACTAATTTGGACTTTGCAGTGAGGAGTGGACCTCTGCCATACGAATGCATCCACTTAAAGTCATTGGCATTTTCTCGCAGATCAGACACCCCCCCCCGCACAATTCTGGAAGAATCAGAATCGGAATCAGAagttttttattgccatatgtgtgccgagtcacaacattag